From a single Nicotiana tabacum cultivar K326 chromosome 8, ASM71507v2, whole genome shotgun sequence genomic region:
- the LOC142162601 gene encoding LOB domain-containing protein 27-like, whose amino-acid sequence MQKPSGTAACASCKHQRKKCTEKCVLAPYFPAEKSREFKAVHKVFGVSNITKIVKNLKEDHDRRKAVESLIWEAFCRQKDPVFGPYGEYKRIFEELKLYKTQYQQILQMPISQGSNNNGMVYEATAQGLINGWSINKRNENNLLYINENSTVESWSSYNNKNNPLHHHVQNIEKLRTENNNGSIVIVPQPQAYNEFNQQYFLAGQYNPIDSKSRESMLWEDHSRKS is encoded by the exons ATGCAAAAGCCTAGTGGAACAGCTGCATGTGCATCATGCAAACATCAAAGAAAGAAATGTACAGAAAAATGCGTATTAGCTCCTTATTTCCCAGCTGAAAAAAGCCGAGAATTCAAGGCAGTACATAAGGTTTTTGGTGTCAGCAACATCACAAAAATAGTGAAAAATCTAAAGGAAGATCATGATCGGAGAAAAGCCGTCGAATCGCTAATCTGGGAAGCATTTTGCAGGCAAAAAGATCCAGTTTTTGGTCCTTATGGAGAGTACAAAAGGATTTTTGAGGAACTCAAGTTGTACAAAACCCAATATCAACAAATTCTGCAAATGCCAATTAGCCAAGGGAGtaataataatggcatggtataTGAAGCAACAGCACAAGGATTGATTAATGGATGGAGTATTAATAAGAGGAATGAGAATAACTTATTATATATAAATGAAAATTCCACTGTGGAATCTTGGTCATCGTATAACAATAAGAATAATCCTTTACATCATCACGTCCAGAATATTGAAAAATTaagaacagaaaataataatGGTTCTATAGTTATTGTGCCTCAACCACAGGCCtataatgaattcaaccaacaatatTTTCTGGCAG GTCAGTATAATCCAATAGATTCCAAGTCAAGGGAAAGCATGCTGTGGGAAGACCACTCCCGAAAATCCTGA
- the LOC142163443 gene encoding uncharacterized protein LOC142163443, translating into MEDRNRVVEEGVQMFDRKPVIGKAWKPDMDLTKTQMEKIPVWVRLLDLDIKYWDKTTLTKIAGLIGQPLKAGSATTQRERLTYARVLVEIELNQTYPTTIMFENEYEKIVEQNVVYDWEPVLCGKCGNYGHEMKECRKFLKEEKEKQKVPAGNKDHQE; encoded by the coding sequence ATGGAGGATAGAAATAGAGTAGTTGAAGAGGGAGTTCAAATGTTCGATAGAAAGCCAGTCATAGGTAAAGCATGGAAACCAGATATGGACCTCACTAAAACTCAAATGGAGAAGATACCTGTGTGGGTAAGATTATTGGATCTAGATATCAAGTATTGGGACAAAACAACACTGACTAAGATAGCAGGGCTGATTGGTCAACCTCTCAAAGCAGGTAGTGCAACTACACAAAGGGAAAGATTAACATATGCTAGAGTATTAGTGGAGATTGAGTTGAACCAAACATACCCTACAACAATAATGTTTGAGAATGAATATGAGAAAATAGTGGAGCAAAATGTTGTCTATGACTGGGAACCTGTACTATGTGGAAAATGTGGTAATTATGGGCATGAAATGAAAGAGTGTAGGAAATTCcttaaagaagaaaaggagaagcAGAAGGTACCAGCAGGAAACAAAGATCACCAGGAATAG